Genomic segment of Dasypus novemcinctus isolate mDasNov1 chromosome 4, mDasNov1.1.hap2, whole genome shotgun sequence:
CTGAAACTCAGAAGAACAGTAAGGGAATTAATGAATTAGGGCTCTAGTCATTATTTTTCTTGTGAGGCATTATTGCCAGCTTAAGTCAGAGTTTATGGAGCTATTTTGTGGGATATTACAGATGAATATAGACAGAACCTGCTTTGCAGTTGGAATGTGTGACGCGTGTCAAGTTCAGCTATGAGCGACTACCGAGAATGAATGACTTCAGCAAAAAAAGaccattttctctattttgagGACAGATCCTCTTCCCTAAACTACGTCAATAATTAGACATAACAGCAGAAGGGCTACCAGGATGGTGATgaatggattttccatttctttttctttcctactgGAGCTATTTACTGGGTCCTCATATTATGTCTCCTGAGAAGTCAGCAGGTAGAGTGTGGAGAGAAACACCAGGTGCTCACTTGATATAAATGAAATGTAGCATACAGCATTCTATGGGTCTTGAAAATGGCTTCTGAAGAAGGGATGAAAGTGCACTTTTATTAAAGCTGTTTGTCAGGCTTCCTTTGAAAGGCTTAACTTCCTCCTCCTGGCTTGGCAATAAATAACCTCAAGTATTTCAATTAGCAGTCTTTTCGAGccatttttaaagtgctttagAGACAGGTcaaattttaagtaaatatttggaaatttaaaatatactaagTGGTGCTTTTTTATTGTTCATCACTTTGTTTTCCAAAGGGCTTTTCATAAGTTAAATGGTTAGACTTCTCTGTAGATATACTTGAGGTCATAGCACACATAGGCATAGATTTCAGAAAACAAGGGGATGCTGTAAATAGTGAATGGCGTTTAGCTTTCTATATTTTGTAGTAAATAAAAACATCGTGTTCTGTTTAAAATGAGCATCTATCTCACAGATATCTCTGGAGGGAACAAGTCTTACCTGTAGCTTCCACCATTCCTTCTAGAATGACCACAATTTCCAGTTCCTCTTTGGGCAGCTGGGCTTTAGAGATCTCCCAGAATGGACTCTGCTGGTTAATTTCATGACTAATGATGAGCGGAGACACCAGAAACAGACGGTCATCCCCTGTGTAATACCCCACGTTGATATCTGTCTGGTTCAGGGGAATGAACTCCCCCTCCGAGGTCTGTTTGGATTTGATCAACTTGGCTCTGATGGAAGCCTCCACAATGTGGGAATTCCTGAGGTCCCCTACCCGGAACATCAGGCATAGTTTCCCATCCCGCATGGAGATGACCGCATGGGTGGAAAAGACcagggtctctgccctcttcttGGGTTGAGATATTTTTACAAACATGCATCCCACCATGAATGCGTTGACAATGGACCCCAACACAGATTGGATTAAGAGGAGAATAATTCCTTCTGGGCACTTGTCTGTGATGACCCGGTAGCCATAACCGATGGTGGTTTCTGTCTCTATTGAGAATAAAAAAGCAGAGACAAACCCATTGAGGTTGGTGACACAGGGAGTCCATGAGGGGTCCTCTATGTGGTCCATATCTCCTCGGATATAAGCAATGAGCCACCAGATCattccaaagaagagccatgtcACTGTGTAAACCATGACGAAAATCAGCAGGTTGAATCGCCACTTCAGGTCTACCAAGGTGGTGAAGATGTCCGTCAGGTAACGATAGGTCTCCCTCACGTTGCCGTGATGGACGTTGCACTTGCCGTCTTTCCTCACGTACCTCTGGATTTTCCTTTTGGTCCGATCTCTGCTGATGTGTCTTGGCAGGTCGTCCCTAGCTTGCTTAGGCAACTTTGGCTGGTGGATGGCCACGGGGCTCTCCACATCCTGATCCATGGAATCTCCTTCCAGGACATTAGCTGATGgtgtggagaaaagaaaagaaaaaccaaatgaaaagctggctctttgaggATCATGGAAACCATATACTTCGTATATGGCAGCAAAACAAAATACCACTTGTGTAGCTATTGACCAAGTAGAGGAAGCCTTTTTTATTGGGTTTCACCCTGACAGGTCTCTAGGTGATTTGGACTGCTGTGCTTTGCAGTCTAGCTTGTGTAAGTCCTTTGCCACCCCTTCCACTGGGACAGAGCTTATTGCTGTGAAATTGTCTCCCTGCTGGCAAGTTCCACAGTGTCAGCTCTTACAGCAGGATGTCTCCCCCATCTATATGAGATGCTGGGGAATGTGAGAGGCTGTGAGCTCTGGAGCAAAGTAGACATTTTTGGATTCAGATAATCTTGGCTCTACTGCTTAGCAACTGTGGATGCTTGGACATGCTATCCAAATTTGTTGAGCCTCATTTCCTCAACGGTGGTCACGAAACCTAACTCATAGTTTTGGTAAAAGGGTAAATGAAATCTCATATGTGACAGAGCTGGGCAAGACAGAGACACCTAATTAATAAGTTCCTTTATTACTCTCTCATATTTGGGGTAAGATTTTTGAGCAAGTGCATTAAATTGCTGGCTTTAAATTtcaggctttttctctttctgtttttgttggtaAGTGTGTGTGCATTGTACTTTGATGTATGATTCAATGCCACGGTTAAAAAAATGCGTGGGTAAACCTCTATTCCTTTTTCTGTGTTTACACATTTGATTTGGTTTCTGCCTCAACATTTAACATCTGCAATTTTGGCTTATGGCTATTTTCTTTCCAATGGCCTTCTTGATTAATACATTGGTACAATCATCCACTAACAGTGCATTAATAGTGTTCTCCTAGCATCTgagtaaaatgggaaatttggaACCAAATCTGCTATTAAACATATATAAAGCACTGTATGAAATTACTTGCTGAGCCAATAATTTCAAAGCTTCTTAAAAGTTTTATAAGCAGTTTCTTCCCCGAGGCTTCCATTCTCTGTCCTTTGACTCTGCCATGAATTGCCTCAATAACTATGGTTTTCCCTTGATTACTACATTTTTCCCCTTGGTTAAAGGAGAAAAGCAGTCTGATGAGAAAACATCATTTATCTGAATGAGGGACTAGCTGGAGATGAGGCTTGAGTGGTACCAACTTAACTTATGGATTAACCTTGCTCATAGTTGGTTAGTTTCTTTACAAATCAGTCCCATAGATCTGTTTTTTATATTTCCACCCAAGAAAGAGGCAGCCTCTGGACTGCAGAGCCTGCTGCTGTTGGTTTGACTGCTTTGACTTTTTCATCATGTCCCCCAATGATCCTTAACATGTCAATGAGCAACttcacttccttttcttcttagAACAGACCCTGGGATGGGAGTCGGAGAAGAGGCAGCTGTGGTTGGGGTGGAGTATATGGATGGAGGTCAAAGACGAAGCCCTGCCCACTGCTAGCACTTCTACTCCATGGTGGGTGTTTTTAGTTCTGaatggtcacatctgagttctCAATATTAATTTTGCTGGAGTGGAAATTAGAGTCTCTAAATAAGATTTCACATGGGCCAACCTCTGGGCTCAAACTCTGCGAGATAGGAGAGGCTTTGCTGACAAGAGCACCGCAAGGACATGGCAAGACCTGCATGGACTCTTGCCTTGACCACTGGTGAGTGGACAGGCAGTGCAAAGGCCGCTCTGAGCCCTTGTCTTAGTCCTTAAGTAGGAAAAGAGGGCTTGTTAGATAAGCCGAACTAGAGCAGTCTGGTGatatacttaaaaaatgaatGGGAGAAACCTCTATCCTCTTAATTTGAAGACGCTTTCCCCCTTTTCTGGCTCAACTGTGAACTTCAAGCACCAGGCATTTGTCCTGAACTGGTGGCACCTGTTTGAATGGGTGGCGAGTGGGCAGATAAGAACTCTGGGCATGCCTGGAGACTGCCAGCTGACCCCAAAGGGCCACTGAGACTTTACCAAAGAACTTCTTGTCTTTCACCTTATCCTTTTTAGGAAGAATAATTATATCAGTTTTAAGAGCATTCTCTCACTCCaaccccattttaaaaagtggtggtGTTGTCTTCAGTTGAGAGAAGTTTGTGTCATTAACATGACAGAAGAACTTTTTAGATAATGTAACTGTCAAGTATGACTGGCAttgaggagactgctcatctctGCTAGATTGTCCTTTTCCTGCCTTGTGTCACAAAACACTGGCAGTCATGTCAGCGCTGTAGCTGCTCCTCTGAGCATGCTATGGCAATGCAGGCCCCCCATGTGGACAGGATGCTGGACACATGCCCCATTTTACTAACAGCCCAGTAACCAGAATGTCTTCAGTGACCTTGTGTTGCCTAAATCCTGTGTGGCTAGAGAATGTTACAAAATATTACTGGCAGGTTTGCTTTAATTTAATTGAATAAAGATACAATACTTTGTTAGTTGACATATATTAAATTGttataggaaaaaaatcagtttccTCCCTTCCCAGCCTATGAGCTCACCTTTCCCGGCTCCTTTGCAGCTAGGGCTGGTCACCTAACTGCATTCAGGTTCATCCAAGGGTGCTATGGGCCCTTTTGGTCTGGGGCCTTTCGTAGGGGATATGCTCTCTCCATTTGCCCTTGTCCCTCCCACTGGGGGATGATGGAGTCATGAGATGAGGGCACCTGGTCCCCGAGTCAGTAGTGGAGAGCTGTCATTGGATTAGGAACAGGAGAAAAACACTGTGTATGAGCcgttttttattctgttattgtACCAAGCCTTTTCTAATTATCTGGGCAGAAACACTGGCTCTAAGCAGATGGGAGAGTTGTCAGGGGGACTGGTTAAGGGAAAcagcaggaagagagaaaagtaatTGGAAAGTGGGAGTTAGACTTTGGAGTTTCCAATGAATTGTTGTGTTTGGTGTTGGGGGGCAATGTAAATGCATATGGCATCGAAATGACTTTTTAGAACAAAATTGGAACAAAGAAAGccaacctccctgtgcctcagcgCAGCACACCTGCAGCCAGGTAAGGGATGCAGACAAGGCGCAGAGGTGGGGGATGAGAGATGGGAAGGCAAGGCTGAGCTTCCAGCTTAACAGGGCAGGTAGGAGATGCAGGCACAGGTATGGGAGAAACCAGAAAAGCCCATGAAAGGTGAGAGTAgttggagaagagaagagattgaaataaaaaCTCCTGGGACCCAAAAAGGCAAATCCCAGGAAGAAGGTGGGTTGTGGGGGTGGGTTGCAGGCAGGATCTGAGACCCTGACCAAAGAGAAGGGAGGGCTTGGCTGGTCAGAGCATTGCAGGAAAGGGCTGGACAAGGGTGAGTGGGCCCTTCTAGGTTTGAGATAGGACTTGATGCAAATGGTTGCAGGGGAAATACAGAAGGGATTGCTAATGATGGTTTTTACCTGTGCTTTCTTTCTTGGAATCCCAGGTGTGCATTGAAGGGGCTGATTTGCACAGTGCTTCTAGTAGCACTTTGAGTGACTCTGGAGGGCAAGCTGCAGCTGCAGTCGGGAGAGGACACACCTCTCTGTGTCCTCTCCTGAAGTCTGCTCAGCCTATCGGCAGAAACAACTTCTGCCCTGCCACCCTCGCCCCCCGAGCCCGTGGTTCAGAAATGGCGTGGACCTGGCTCCCTGGTTGCCATGGAGCGTGGTGCTAGGTTGGCAAGAGATCGTGTAAAGGAGACCCTCTGCAGGTGGAGCGAAGTGCTGTCAAGCCGCGCGAAGGGAGGGAGGCCCCTGAGGATTTGGGGGGTTTACTTGAGAGCTGCTTTTCTGGGTTTTCGCTTATGGGAAATGTGGACCAGCTTGAAAAAGCCTGTCTGAtcgctttcattttttttttttttaagatgatcAATTTATACAGAACCTAAGATGAAAAATAACCTAGTGTTGAAATACAACCTGATTGAAATCATGGCAAATGAGCCTCCAGCAGGCAGGGCCCTCAACTGTTGGAATTTCATTGCTGCATTTCAGGAGCAGCTGTGGTTgctgggaaggagtggggtggtgcTCTGGCCAGTTGGAGACTCTCCCTcctgatggaaaagttttacatttaaattatatatgaatTTTATGGGTGGAATAGCCAGTGTCTGAGAAGATGTTCAAAAAgcactttgaaaaattttaatgcCATGGGGCAAACCCATCTGTGGAAAAAATAACTAGGTATAGGATCTCAAATGCATGCACATAATCAAAGACATGCAAATGTTACCAGGTGATTCTGAGTGCTGGGCtaatgagtgttttttttttagctaccagggctggggattgaacccaggaccccgtaTGCAGGAAGCctgccctcaaccactgagccacatcagctcccctgagttgttttttgtttgtttattttgcttgttgtttgtttttatttgttttaggaggcaacagaaaccgaacccaggacctcccatgtgggaggcaaatgctcaaccacttgagccacatctgctcccaatggttttaaaaattttcctcttATACTTCCTGATTATTTCTAATTCTCTAGAATTTTGTAATTGAAAAAAGGAattatcacacaaaatgttgagACATTCTTCTGTCTTCCTATTTAAGGACTTTGCCATACAAATTGCTAAGTAATGAAGGTGGAAATAAATTCAGACCACCGCTATGAGAACAAGCAAAGGTTATTCATTCAGAGCTTGCTCGGGCAAGGGGCCACCATCATTTGGGTTTGGTGGGGACTCAAAGGCAGGCAGAGTGGGAAAGCTTTCTAGAAGGGAAGCCTTCCGGGTGCCCTGATTGGCGGCTGTTGGCATGCGGAGCCTGGAGTGGGCTAACTGGAAGCAGGGCATCCTTTGTGGTTAGTtagggaagcatatttggcttTCTCCAGTTGGTCCTAAGTTGGATGTAGGGTTGAAAACTAGAGAAGCTGTCGGTTATTGATCCAATTGTTACACGGTTGTCGTTGGGCTCCCTGGGCTGGTTGCTGTAGGGGGTGGTTAGCGGACTGGACTGGTCGCTGCAGAGAGTGGGTCAGAATTCTAATTTTATATAAGGTCTGGTCATTGCCTATTTGTATATTCAGTCTCTCATTTTAAAGGGCTTGATCTGAAGGGATCCCATCCCACGTAGCTGACAATTTGGAAACTGAGACAGCTGAGAAAATCAAAACTAGACCCCACGGGGTCCTTGTGGGGGATATTAATAGCAGGCACAGTGGGAATCCAGAGGCAAGTGGGTGTGAGGTCACctgaaggcagagacccagaggaGCGTGGGGGTCAGTGCTCCCCCTGGGCCTGGCCTACCAGCCCCCCCAAGAAGAgaggtgctgggagacctggagaCCTCAGGGACTGTTACCGTGAGAggcagggaaaagaggcagaTACAATCTATCTGTTGGGTTTCATTCCATTTCCATTGTTCAGGCAGTGCCTTGAGTGACACGGAAGCGTGGAATTTTCTCAAATCGAAATTTTCCTACTCGAATAGTTCTCCTGCTGATGAGCATCCCTGGATGGTCTATTAGATCTGGCtcactttccttttcctttgcttttctgcACACTCCCTCCtccctaataaaaaaaataaaagtggtgacTTTGCTCATGCACTCTTCAATAGAGGGGACAATTTAATTTAGAATGCAGGGCTTCTTGCCACGTGAGGTCTATTACTGAGCTCTGGAAGGACCTTAGTGTGAAGGAATTTTCTCCAGTTGGGAGTAAACAAGTTAAAATGTAGTGAGAAATCAGAGCCAAGAGAAAGGGGCTCTAGGAAGGGAGCGGGAAGATCACACCTAAAGCCATCTGGGGTGGAGAATAGGATAGGTTTGCTCAAGGAGGTGACCAGTGTGTGCTTCCAGATAGATGAAGGCTGGGATGGTGGGAGGCGCTGGGAAAGTAGGGGCAGCATGTATAAAAGTGTCAAAGACATGACATGGTTTTGCTTGGGAATGACGGGGATTCTGGGCTGCTGGAATACAGTGAGCTTTGGGGAAATGTTGAGAGATGAAGACAGAGAGGAAGATGAGGGTCAGGCTAAGGAGATCGGTCTTAAGTTGGGCAGTGATACGATTTTATATGCTTTAGGAAGATTCCCCTGGAGGGTACTGGTGTGGGGTATAGGTTAGGCTCAGAGGCTGGCAAACTTTTTCAGTAAATAGCTAGATAATAAACATTTTGGGCTTTGTGGTCAACACGGGCCTTTGTGGCCTAGTCTTCGCTGGTTAAAAAAGTTTTTTACAAcccttaaaaatgtaaaaactattCTCAGCTCTTGGCTCATAGACAGTACAAAAAGAGGCTACTGGCTGGATTTGACTCACTGGGCTGTCATTTGCAGAACCTTGGATTTGCTCATGCCAGTAAGTAGGGAAATGGCTAAGATCTGAATCGAGAGAGCAGCACTGAGGGTGGGGAAGTGGCAATACACCTGGGGGCAAATAAGAGGTAGAACTAACAGAACAGGGTATCTCACGGGTGTGGAGGGGTGCAGGCAGGACAATAATGGAGGGGGGCGGGGCTGGTGGTAGGATGGCTGAGACACGGAGGGTTGGATTTTGGAGGCAGCGGGGGATGCTGGCTTGGACTGGTTCAGTTTGACTTGCCtgcagacaaccaggagaggccCCCGGTGGGAAAGCAGGAGTGTGGGGCCGAAGCTTATGGGAGATGCGGTGACCGGGCTTTAGATTTGGAAGTTGATCCCGGCATACGAATGGAAGTTGCAATTACTGGGATGGGTGGAGTTTCTCAGGGAAATTGCATAGAATGAAAAGATAACAGAGGAGACAGGATCCTGGAAAACAATTTGCGTTCATAAGTCAGGAGAGGAGGAGCTGAGAAAGTGACATTGGAAGTGTGAGGGAGAGTCCTGATGAGATGCCTTCACAGAGTGCTTCTCCGGGAGCAGACACCAGGGGGCGATACTCAGCACACGCTGTGGGGCAAATGGCTGCCCagtgggaaggaaaaggaagtccTTCCTTACTCCTTAAtcagaataaattccaaatggatcaaggatttCCATGTAAGAAGTAAAAGTGCAGAAGGGCTAGGAGATGTGTGTATTCTTATAACTCTAAGAGTTGAAAGGGCCTTTTTAAAAACCGTGACACGAATCCAGAAATGATTTAGGAAGAGACATAAGTTTGacaatatgaaaatttaaaatgtctgtGGGAAAAAAGACAACCCTGGAAAAATGCCTGCAACATATCTATCCTGATTTAGGAAAGGGGCAAATACCCTGAATAGAAAAAGGTTCATAGGAAATGAATAGAGAATTCATGAGAGAAGAAACACACATGGCAACTAAAGGTATGAAAAACTTTAACCTTAAAAAGTCAAAGCATATAAAACAAGACAACACTTTTTACCCCACAATTGGCAAAATTGAAAACAATACAACAAATGCAGTATGTGCAGTGTGTGCATGTTGGGAGAGCAAGTGGAATTGAGAACTTGTATTCTATAAAACGTGTAAAATGGCACAgtcttcctggagggcagggtgATGGTAGGTATCACAATTTACAATGAGAATATGCCCTGGATTGGCAGTTGAGTGTCTagacatttattttaaagagataATTTCACAGATGTTCATAAATGTATGCACAGAGATGTATAGTACCcttttatgaaagtgaaaaattaGTAGCAACTTATATATCTACTaacagaattaaataaattttcacAGATAAAGTCAACAGAACATCATATGATTATTAGAAATGGCTTTCTCAATATTTTGAGGTCTTCAACAATTTGTGATAAGATGACCTTCTCAGTGGAGCACACATTTACTACCCTAAAAAAGTGTAACCACTGTCCCCAGCACCCAAAATTGTACTTGCTGAACTATTCTTTTGTTTTCCCATAGAACTTTTCACCTTCCAACATAATGCATGCTACTTATTTACTATGTTCGTTTTTTATTGTCTATCAGCTCCCGGTGGAAGGTAagtttcctgagggcagggatctATATCTTTTATTCACTGATAGATTTCAGGCCCTGGGCAGCATGGCACATGGTAGGCCCTCAGCAACTCTGTATTGAATGAATGAGTCTGTGTTTATTGATCTTGCAAGTGGTCCATAATATAGTATTAAGTGAAAAAGCAGAATGAGAAACATGTAGTCTACTTTATATAttgccatcttttaaaaatatctgtgtttgtaaatatgtgtgtgtacGTGTTTTAAAAGAATGTTCATTTTGATGGATCTCTGAGTTGTAAGTTTGGGTGTgctttctgtttcagtttttctatATGTAGATTTTCTCCTAATATGATTCTATCATTGAAAAATCAGTAGGAAACATCCCGCTGTTTTGGTTttgaacaagcaaaacaaaatctTCATAGACCTATTGAGTGGTATCACCTGGACCTGCAAGTGGGAGTCTGTGGTCACTTGGTCAGGTAAGGGTAGAGTCTAAAGCCACATCTCAGTGGGTTGAGGAGTGCCCCGTCTGCGAGGAAGCGAGAGAAAGCAAGCGTAGACAACGTCTTTAAAGGTAAAGAGAAATGGAAGGAACCGAGGCTCATGCATCCAAGTGTGTGTgatatgggtgtgtgtgtgtgaagtcgGGGAAATGCTAAGAAGCCAAAGGTGGGGGGTTGACCATTTAAGGAAGGGAACATTTGGTGGAGTGAGGTGTTTGATGGGATGGAGGTCGATATGAAATGCTGGCAAGACCACAGGTGAGAGGATGGGCAAGTACAGGAAGAGGGACCAGGCATCTTCTCAGAGGGGCAGGTAGGAtgtggagtgggaggaagaacAGTGGGAAAGGAAAGGCACAGGCGTTTCTTTCAGGGTTTGTGCTATGAAGGGGCTCAATCTGGCTCATTTTGGTGTGTGGATTTCAAGAAAACCATATTTCAGCAGATTCGTTGAACTTAATCTGCATCTAGCAGTGCAAATAAGTGAGCTCAGCACAATCAGAGAGCAGGAAAAGCTCTACCCATTCTTACTGGTCATGGAAAACATATATACGCCTCAAATGAGGGGAGATTAGCTTGGAAAATTCGTTCCTGTGTTACTTCAAGAAAAGGTTTAAAACAACTGTAGATTGCAGGCTGTGAGGTTGCAGACTGAACGATTGGGATTTTTCCATTATATTCACTCCAGTCCTTTCTGACTTATAACCAGATGCTACTTACCAATGCTTTTGGATGTATTTATAAAATCTGAACTGTAAAGTAGTCATAGAGAAGAGCTTATGGAAGGAGATGCTCCCATGACATGATCTAGACTCATTTAAGAGATAATCCGAAGCTGTAGTTAGAAGTGGTGCCAGAAGCTCAAAATCAATAGTTTCCACCTGGCCCTTGTCCTGATGCTTATCTTTTTGCCTAAGTCCTTATCTGAACCATCAGGCTGGTGCTAAAGCTCATAGTTTATGACTGATGAATGATGGGAAGGTGacccattttgttgttgttctgttaTCTTATGAGCTATTGTGACTATAGGACATTATTATAATCAGATATCCAGACAGCCTGGAAAGTTTAAATTCGTAGGTGTCTGTGGTTAAATATCTTCTACATTCAGCTGGGAACTTGTAACAACTAATAGAGGACAAAGGAGTCCTCTTGAAATTTTAGCTTGGGGGCCTCGCAATGAGAAGTTAAATTTAGACCGTCTAGGTACCTACTGCAAGGTTAAAAGGCTGGTGGTGGCTATTCCCTGGCTATGGCTCTGAAAAATGTGCAATTTGATTGCTTAGGGGAGATAAATGACAGGTGACTTTGGGCTGGGTTAAGGAGAACACCCTGATTTCTCTTTCAAAAGGCTGTCAAGAATCAGCTTCTTTGACAGCACCATCAGGAACCTTGCGGGACTACTCTGAACAGTTTTGCTAGTTGTCCACTCCACAGGGGCCCCCAGCTAAGGAGGGCAAGAGGGCTGAGATCCAGTCTGTGCCTCCCTTGCCAACCCTGAGTCTGCTCAGAGGAAATGGTGCCTTTTGCAATTTGCCCAGAGACATGATATGGGCTAGCAGCAGTCCTGGAAGCTTAAAAGTCATTGGTTTAAGTTTCCTCCTTATTTTACTATACACAAAGAAAGTGGTCTACAAAACCAAGTGTCTTGCCAGGGTGGGGAGCCAGAGAGACCTCCGCGGTCTTGGGCTCCCAGACTAGGTTCTCCTGCCTTCCGTGTGCTCTCAAGTGGTGGCTGTCAGGCTTTCCCCTCCCTCTGGGACCTTGGACTTGTAGGTTATTTCCTTCTGAGTGCAAGATTCCCTCTTGTCGCTCCTGATTTCTCCAGTGTGGGTATCACAGGTCTGCTGCCCACTAGCTGGGGCCCCTGGAGCCACAGGctcttcatttgcaaaatggggtGAAATGCCTACTTTGCTGAGTTGTTGGGAAAATTCAGTGACGTACTACCTGTCAGACAGTGTAGCAGGGTGACATGGGGTAGGGATCGGGCATCAGACAGTGATTGTAAATGAGGATAACAGGACCTGCCTTGGAGGGCTCCTGTGAGAATGAGATAAATTATGCATGCACAGTTCCTGGTAAGCTGTGGACATGGGACAAATGGGAGCAATTTTGATTGTGTCTGGGTCAAAGAAGGTACTCAATTTGTAGCTAGAAACAGCACCATTTTTACAAGCTGAACATTGTCCTATAGACTGGGAAATTCAGATACAGCTTGAGACACACCTGTACCCACCCAGAAGATAATAGCCTTCTTGGTAACATAAAACTTGTCCTATATCACAGTGCAAGTTATGTTTACAGTGTGGACAAGAGACTAAGAATGCTCAGAGATGGAGGTTGGCATTGGCAAAAGCATCATGAAGGAGGTAGGAAATTATTTTGGCCCTTACGGTGTGAAAGGAAGAAAGCCAAGCTTTATTGACTATCCACTATGTGCCAAGTATATGATGGTCCCCAGGAAGTGATGGCCGCCTCATTGATGAAGCAGTGGAAGCCAGTAGGGTTCAGCTGACACACCTATGGAGGCTACTCTCTGTCAGGGTGGCTGAATTCTGAAGCTCCTAGTCATTTCCCTTTGCTATTGCAGGTAGACAGAGGAAGTGCATGTGGGTGCATGCACGTGTGTGTATGTGCAAGGGACACAACGAGAAGGCTCTTTCCTCACTAGTGAGACAGTGAAGTGAATTATCCTGTTTGAGCGGAAGAGGTTGGAATTAAAGAAGTGATGGGTTCAAGGGGCTTGTGCTTGGTGTAAGGGGCAACATGGGAGTGGAGATGGTGAGGATGGTGAGAAGGAAGaggtttaaaaaaagactttctaGGAATTAATGCCAGGTTAAAGTTTGTGAGAGTGGGAAAACCCTGGTGTCTTTTATAAAATCGTAAGTTGGGAAGGGGAACTGGTGATTCTTTTATGAGGGATAAGGGAGGGGCAATGAGATGAGCATGCATTGTGTGCCTACTAACTGCCAACACAGCTCTGGATCTTTACATGCTACTTCAGTTTCTTCCCACCCTTAATCAATCAGTGTGGTAGGTATTTGAGAATGGT
This window contains:
- the KCNJ6 gene encoding G protein-activated inward rectifier potassium channel 2 translates to MAKLTESMTNVLEGDSMDQDVESPVAIHQPKLPKQARDDLPRHISRDRTKRKIQRYVRKDGKCNVHHGNVRETYRYLTDIFTTLVDLKWRFNLLIFVMVYTVTWLFFGMIWWLIAYIRGDMDHIEDPSWTPCVTNLNGFVSAFLFSIETETTIGYGYRVITDKCPEGIILLLIQSVLGSIVNAFMVGCMFVKISQPKKRAETLVFSTHAVISMRDGKLCLMFRVGDLRNSHIVEASIRAKLIKSKQTSEGEFIPLNQTDINVGYYTGDDRLFLVSPLIISHEINQQSPFWEISKAQLPKEELEIVVILEGMVEATGMTCQARSSYITSEILWGYRFTPVLTLEDGFYEVDYNSFHETYETSTPSLSAKELAELASRAELPLSWSVSSKLNQHAELETEEEDKNPEEQTERNGDVANLENESKV